CGCGGAGACCGATTCAGAGTTCGTCTCTAGTTTAAAGACGCGCGTGGTGTGGACGATCAGCGCGTTGATGGCGGCGTCCACGCGCCACTACCAGATGAGAGATTTGGTGAAGGAGCACAAGGAGATGGAGAAGTTGACCGTGCGCGACAGAGATGGGGAAGGTACGGTGGTGATGGACGCGGCGGGGATGAAAGAATACAGAGAGACGGAGGCGCGTGGGGATGAGAAAGTGTCGCGGGAACGCACGGTGGTTCCCAACGTGAGGATGAGTATGAGAAACGCGCCGTCGCTGAAGCTGGAGAGCGGGATTTGTTTAGAAGCGGCGACGCTCGTTGTCGTAAGGCTGCCGAGTGGTGTGGCTTCCGATGCCGACGATGCTGAGCTGGCGACGGGGGCGTTCGGTGATTGTATGTACGGAGAAGCCGTTGCGGCTTTGCTCAAGCGTAGGAGAAATGTGTTAGAGATGAATTCTTTTTAGCTTAATGGGCTTTCGTTTATCCGGccttttaatgtattttttgaacACACCGTACAAACCCATCTGTACTTGCTGTGGCGTACGATCAAATTATTACACTGATAGAATATGATTGTCACGTTAAATGCGTCTCAGTAGAGTACAACTACAGACAATGGTTATATTTAAGGCGTGGGTGTTATTACATGATGGAATCAACGCAAGCAATTAATAATCACGCAGATTGCGATGAGAGTCGAGAGTCAAAGTATATTGGATCCGGTTTAACCCCACTGAGGCCCGTTAGAAACGGTACACgaggaaaaataatttaaattacataTCGGACTTTCGTGAACAATAAATGTGTATATTTATCATAACAAAACATTGTTTGATATACTAACCATTGGTGGTATCATCACTAACTGATCAAACGGatggttattttttatttatcggATTGTTATTTGATTATGTCACTAATACAACTTCTTAATCAAAAATTAATACCCCTATTATGAAGCAAAACAAGAATGTGGTCCTAGCTACATGACAAATATTTGTGCTAAACAGATTAAATAtctcatatataaatattagagaGTGGACTATAGCCTATAGGTGTGAATGATGCTTCAATCCAAAACTTTGATTGCATTTTAAAAGTGTTAAGCAATACAATTTACATAATTATCAGGCTTCCTCTTGTCTCACTTGCCATGGTGTTTGTCTCAGTTAAGCCTATGTATACAAAATACTTATTCAATTTacctataattaaaatatgtttcattgttattttacaaagaaaaaagagaagagaagttcGTGAAAAAGGAGTAAAATGTATATTGCCTAACTTTTTCGAATGGGCTGTTAGTGCCAAAGGCCAACCCTACCCACATGATCTCAACAGTGTCGATCTCAGGAGTACAACTAAATCAAACATTATCTTCATCTAATTAACTTATAATTCCTGAAAATTAGAAAACAATATGTTTCTTTGTATAATTGTTTTTCTTCAGGATTTGATACTTAATTGTTAGATAAAAGTTGGTTTTCTAGTGCTAAAGGCCTACATCTACGGCTCtacgttttgtttttttttttttttttttttttttttgctaaatggtAAATATCATTGCAATAATGAAGGTTTGGTTACATGTTAGTGCAACCACAATCTGCTTTTCAGCTATTCTGAAAGTTTAGAGGtgcaaaaaagtttaaaaaaaccTTTAAACTCCAAAGAAGTTATGTTCAAGTCTTAACCAAAACAATGGAAGCTCTGAACATAATACCAAACTAGAACAAAAGACTAACAATTGAAGTCCCCCTCCAAGCCTTCTCGTAGTACTGGAGCAACCAGAGGTAACAAGAGTAAAGCCATAAGAGAATATAGTCAGGTCTCAAAGAAGTGGCTCCAAGCAGGCATCGACGGTAACGGCTGGCTCCCATCCCGGAGCTCCGCTGGAGGAGGACGCTAACCAACAAAACTTAATTAAGCTTTCTCGGCACTTGCTAACATGTAGACCCGACTTCGACACCATttgaagatgaagcaaaggtgatgCAACTTATCATGATAACAAGACCTAACTTTTCTTTTCATcctttaaattatttgattgttGGGGCCTGTTagtttatattgattttttcccAAGTGCATTACATTTTTCAACAAATCTATAGTGCACCTGATGAACGCAATTAGCGCATCATTGGTAAACTTAAGTGAACTAAAGTAAAAGCGGGGAATCGAGCAGGCCTATTTACCCATTTCATGTGAATTATGATGACAACAATCGAGTTTCATCATTACTCAAACTGGTGACGGCCAAGAACTCGAtctacaaagagaaaaaaaaaacattttgttttgGATAACACGTTAGTAAAATAagtatattattgttattattattattatctaataCAATCTACAAGAACTTGCAACGATTGTTAGAGTTCAATAGATAATTTGCAACATGTATACATGTTTTAGTTCGGCTATGCATAATGCCCTGACAATTAAAGCAAGAGTTTCATGAAAAATGCATACTGAATTAAAGATGGAACCCGAGCTACAATCGAAAGCCGAGAAGACACACGTTACACAACATAAACTGTGAATATTCAGTTAAGGACGGATTATGTTGCGTGAGAAGCATGACACTAAATCAATATATTGTGTGTAGAGAAAAGTTTAGGAGATTACTTCCTTGTTTTATACGTAATCTAATTGTGAAAAGTAATGAAGAACAAGACCCAAAAAAACGCAAGTCTCTTaatcaataaataaaacttaTCTAAATCATGCAACAAATGTCAAACGTAACTGCATTAAGAGCAGAAGCCTCTAAACATCAagtgagagagatagagagaaagcAGAAATAACGTGCGACGTTTGGTAACGTTCCAGGTTGAGGATTAGAGAGCTACATAAagaattttattgaaaattttgtggttAAGTTCACTCTAAAATGGTTTAAAAGACTAGCTTaaagtttttctattttgtgGTTATGTGAAAAAAATTCTATCTCTAAACAAATACCATTGGACTTATTTGTTGTTGAGTTGAAGTTTGATTTGAAACTTATCATAAAATTTTCGATAATTTAAATGTTGAGATTGCAGAATACTAGAAAAACAAAACTGTTTAAAAAGGAACCACAGTTTTTTCCTAGTTTTCCGAACTTTTTTATTCGCAATGATTTTATTTCCCATTGTGAAACTATTATATCAAATAATTCATGTCCCATGCCACAATAATTTTAGCATGAACTATTCCAATttcttcatcacatcatcctcATATCACATCATTCACATCCCTAAAAAGAGTTTGCACTCCTGCATTTCATTGTCATTTGGTGCTATAGTTTGGTGATATAGTTAGAAGATAGTTTAAACTGGGAGATAGCAAATGAAAATTGATAAGTGTGTGGTTGAAGATAAATAACAACAAAGGGAAGTGTGACCACACAGCTTGTGCCTACCATTGGATTAAGAAACAAGCCTCGTGCCCTTccattcttttccttttttcccTCTTTATACTATTGTCTTTCTATTtaatatattcataaaatatcATGATTCTATATTGAATTTGCAAAAGTAAAGTCCACGAAACCTTTCCAACTTTAATTGTTAGAGCATTCGACTATAACCCATCATCACCCTTGTCACATTCACATGCTATTCTTTTTCCTTCTACTAATGTTAATTAACtattttcatctatgaatgtacATGTACACACACAATAAAAAATCGCCAGAAAAAAACACTTTGAAATCTAATTGTGGATTTATTTATTATGGCCAGTATATTCCTCTTTTTTGgtaattaagatttttttggtaattaagATTTTCCTTTAAAATCTAGACTGGTATCTATTACATGAGTTCAATGGTGACCACATATTGATGTCACATTTTGTTTTAAGTCATCAAACAAACCCATCAATAAGCATAAATCTCAAAGTGAAATGATGAACAAATGTATGAAGAAGAAGTGGTAAGGACCATTGAATGTTTGAAAGTGAATGATTCAGTCAAGAAGCTTCTTGTTTACGATGTAATAAAGTTGTAATGAACCCATTTCACTCCTTTGACCCCATcactacttcttcttcttgtttgtccaccaatttaacatcaatttttatttttaataccaGCATTTTACAACGACTTTTGGTATTGCACCACCCATTTTGCTTTCACTAGAAAAgggtttgaataaaaaataaagattttttttcctaCAAGCAAAAAGCATATAGAAGCTGTCATCAGCACAGGAATTTTAAAGCCTAAAAAGAAACCTTTATAAATCCAAACATAAAAAGCTGAACTCTGCCATTGAGAGATCGATCCAAAAACCAAACAGCAAGAAAGCAAAAGCagacaagaaaaacaaagagatgATCAAAAGCAGAGATGGAAGCAGAAGATCATCTACTTCAAGCTACCCTGCAGATTTGTTGGTTTGTTTCCCTTCAAGAGCCCACTTAGCTCTTACACCTAAATCCATTTGTAGCCCATCTCGTCcctccatctccatctccaccACCAACCATCATCCCCACCACCGTCGCCAGCTCAGCAAACTCTCCAGCGGCGGTGGAAGAGGACATGGGAGTCCTGCTTTGTGGGCTAAACAAGCAAGCAGTAAGAACATGGGCGGTGAGGAAATAGCCGAACCAACTTCACCTAAAGTCACTTGCGCCGGTCAGATCAAAGTCCGGCCAAGAAAACGCGGCGGGAAAGGAAAGAACTGGCAAACGGTGATGGAGGAGATAGAGAGGATACATAGCAATAAATCTAAGAGCAAGTTTCTTGGTTTATTGACTTGTCTAAAGAACATCAAGTTCGACTTCAGGTGTTTTGGTGATTTCAGACATGCTGATGTCATCACTAGCGACGAcgatgaagaagacgaagatgatgatgaagaagagaataCAAAGAATGTTTTCTCCAAATGGTTTATGGTTTTACAAGAGGAAGAGAGTAAGAGCGACGACGACAAGAACATCAAGAAGTGCGTCGTTGATGAAAACGCAGACGCAGAACCGGCGGTTCCACCGTCGAACGCGCTTTTGCTAATGAGGTGTAGATCGGCTCCGGCGAAGAGTTTGTTAGAAGAGAGAATGCAAGTGAAAACAGAGCAAGATACCAAAGAAGAAGAGGTTGGTGTGAAGAAAAATAAGAAGGATTTGAGATCACTAATGgaggaagagaagatggagttaGTGTTGATGAGATACGATACCGATTATTACAGACTCTCTTCAGACATAGCTAAGGAAACTTGGGTTGTCGGAGGAGTTCAAGATCCTCTGTCTCGGAGTCGTAGCTGGAAAAGCTAGTTTTTGCCAGTTCTATTGTTACTCACAGTTAATCatcgtatttttaaaatatgattaagcttttttactattattttcattatatgttaattaattttgatttttttttggggtttctTGAATTTCCAGGGTAACTCAAatattgtgtttttcttttcatcaCGACGTTTATAATGTAATGCTGAAAATATGTACATgcttttatattatgtttacgTAACTCTATGGCTGCAACTGGAATGAcattttttggaataaaatcATTTGGAATGGATCATTCCATGGGATTCCATGAATTAGTTACCAGTTATTATGAATGTTTTCCAAAATCAATTCCACTTATTCCATTTTTGGaatggaacaaaaaaataaatcctTTGTAAAAGTCATTCCTTTTATTCATGATTCTAAACCTCTGTGAATGAATGGAATGTGTGGAATCTTTATTCCATTTataatttcagtttttattccatttttaaCATCATTCCAATTTTTTCTATTCCATAAAAAATCATTCCTTTTATTCCTAACATTCCAATTAGGAATAACCAGTTGCATCCTATGTTTTATAGACAATTTTTTGTATATGGTGTTTGATCATACGTTAGGTGCATATACCATTGAAGAGGTCAATAAATGGACCATATTATAGGTaatcatatgataaaattatattcaaatgACGTCGTCCAATTATAATGGACAATAATCGAGATATGTAATTTACTAATTTTCAATTAGCGACACAACTTCAAGTTTCTTCTTGCTGATAATTAATGACATCAACTGACTAACCAACGTGAGCCATGATTATGCGAGTTTCCTCGAGTTAATGGAGAAAAACACATCATGATTAGTAGAAGTCAAGAGCAGACGAATATTCACAAGAAACAAACCTATATGAACAGTGTAAAATGTCTATAAACAAATTCTCCTTCATCATCGTCTTTGTTCGTTTTGCGATAGTACTAGCAGGATACGTTTCCGACCCTAATTAGCAAAACAAGTCGAACACAATCCAATCCGAACCGATTCCTTTAAAACcggacattttcataaataatttaaacttgaAAATATGAACAACTTATGAAAATAATGGGCCAAGGCCCATATAAATGGCCTATATCACACAATTGTCGTCAGTTTTATACACACGTCAGCAGTGGAATTTTCATTACAACATCTTTTGACCATTTCCACGCGCCACCGTGAGCGACCACGTGTCGACGTCATTGACTGTTTGCTTCTCACCGTCAACATTGATCATTCACATCGCAAGTTTTATGTTTTCCGTTACGAAGAAGAAAACCCTCAAAAACCCAAAAACCAGATTAAAGAAACGAGTAAtcgagaaacaaaa
The Brassica napus cultivar Da-Ae unplaced genomic scaffold, Da-Ae ScsIHWf_3070;HRSCAF=3881, whole genome shotgun sequence DNA segment above includes these coding regions:
- the LOC106422782 gene encoding uncharacterized protein LOC106422782, giving the protein MIKSRDGSRRSSTSSYPADLLVCFPSRAHLALTPKSICSPSRPSISISTTNHHPHHRRQLSKLSSGGGRGHGSPALWAKQASSKNMGGEEIAEPTSPKVTCAGQIKVRPRKRGGKGKNWQTVMEEIERIHSNKSKSKFLGLLTCLKNIKFDFRCFGDFRHADVITSDDDEEDEDDDEEENTKNVFSKWFMVLQEEESKSDDDKNIKKCVVDENADAEPAVPPSNALLLMRCRSAPAKSLLEERMQVKTEQDTKEEEVGVKKNKKDLRSLMEEEKMELVLMRYDTDYYRLSSDIAKETWVVGGVQDPLSRSRSWKS
- the LOC106422771 gene encoding F-box protein AUF1 — its product is MDAFDAIPDPVVIDILNKVRDVKTLIRCRSVSKRFNSLATESGSLLLQLDQIGESDSEKDSTITSFFRSLFKSVNGLFPIFSKPAKPARILTPVQILAGFNRIRNLDVEFDGGDFKLEKGAAVKWKAEFGESLKSCVIVAFRSATVNTSAIDGDAETDSEFVSSLKTRVVWTISALMAASTRHYQMRDLVKEHKEMEKLTVRDRDGEGTVVMDAAGMKEYRETEARGDEKVSRERTVVPNVRMSMRNAPSLKLESGICLEAATLVVVRLPSGVASDADDAELATGAFGDCMYGEAVAALLKRRRNVLEMNSF